One Jeotgalibaca porci genomic region harbors:
- a CDS encoding acetyl-CoA C-acetyltransferase yields MSKVYIVGAKRTPIGSFLGALKDVSAGELGSYPIKGVLEQSGVNSSDLDEIVLGNVLPAGQGQGVARQAAIFAGVDTSVPAYSLNMVCGSGLKTVMNAYLGIKAGEYQAIIAGGVEVMSQAPYLLPDRLRNGQKMGGFHVKDHLLDDALTDAFEGYHMGVTAENVAERYHLNREDQDAFAWESQQRAIAAVDEGAFKAEIVPVETKVRRQSVIVDQDEYPNRTTNLEKLGGLRPAFNKEGSVTAGNASGINDGASATLLVSEAFMTEQGLTPLAEIVAIGQGGVDPSVMGLGPTPAIKQALKKSGLTFEDIDVFELNEAFAAQSLGVIQELTDAFSVSKEYMLERTNLNGGAIALGHPVGASGNRVLVTLIHILKQRNLKYGLASLCIGGGMGTAVIVRNPEVE; encoded by the coding sequence ATGAGTAAAGTCTATATTGTTGGGGCAAAACGGACGCCAATTGGAAGTTTTCTGGGTGCGCTTAAAGATGTTTCCGCGGGCGAGTTGGGAAGCTATCCAATTAAAGGCGTTTTGGAACAAAGTGGCGTCAATTCGAGTGATTTGGATGAAATTGTGTTGGGGAATGTCTTGCCAGCTGGACAAGGGCAAGGGGTGGCGCGTCAGGCGGCTATTTTTGCAGGCGTGGATACTTCCGTTCCGGCGTATTCCTTAAACATGGTTTGTGGCAGTGGGTTAAAAACAGTCATGAATGCATATCTCGGAATCAAAGCAGGTGAGTATCAAGCGATTATTGCAGGGGGTGTTGAAGTGATGAGTCAAGCGCCTTATCTACTTCCGGATCGCTTGCGGAATGGTCAGAAAATGGGTGGTTTTCACGTAAAGGATCATCTGCTTGATGATGCGCTGACCGATGCTTTCGAAGGCTATCATATGGGCGTGACGGCGGAAAATGTTGCGGAACGCTACCACTTAAACCGGGAAGACCAGGACGCATTTGCTTGGGAATCACAGCAACGTGCAATTGCTGCGGTTGACGAAGGAGCTTTCAAAGCAGAAATTGTTCCCGTTGAAACAAAAGTAAGACGGCAATCCGTTATAGTCGATCAAGACGAATACCCAAATCGCACTACAAATTTGGAAAAACTCGGCGGTTTGCGCCCGGCCTTTAACAAAGAAGGTTCGGTGACTGCCGGAAACGCATCTGGTATCAACGATGGGGCCAGTGCGACTTTATTAGTAAGTGAAGCATTTATGACAGAACAGGGCCTCACACCGTTGGCGGAAATCGTAGCTATCGGACAAGGCGGCGTTGATCCTTCAGTAATGGGGCTAGGCCCAACTCCGGCCATCAAACAGGCGCTAAAAAAATCAGGATTAACTTTTGAAGATATCGACGTTTTTGAATTGAACGAAGCTTTCGCAGCCCAAAGTCTGGGTGTTATTCAAGAGTTGACGGATGCTTTCTCTGTTTCAAAAGAATACATGTTGGAACGGACGAACTTAAACGGTGGCGCAATCGCACTCGGTCATCCCGTCGGCGCAAGTGGCAATCGCGTTTTAGTAACCTTGATTCATATTCTAAAACAACGAAACTTAAAATATGGCCTCGCATCTCTCTGTATCGGGGGCGGTATGGGGACAGCTGTTATTGTCCGAAATCCAGAAGTAGAGTAA